In Setaria viridis chromosome 5, Setaria_viridis_v4.0, whole genome shotgun sequence, the genomic stretch atgccaattttgccactcctaaattgggaactaaacaaggcctaacatTGTGCAAATGATAATAACTAAAACCACTATGTGTGGATCCCATCTATATGGACTGCTTGGTCCATATACGTTGGCCTTCCCTTCGTTGGTATGTCGCAGCTGGAGTATAAGACGCTCTCTTTCCGATTTGCGCGTAACAAAGGTAGAGTGTACTTTTAACATATCTGgtattttgacttttttgagGAGGTCCTGTGGTATATAATCTACTACTCCACTTAACTACTAAGTACCCTGATTGGAAGTGATGGTCCGATACTCGCTGTCCACTCTGCCAGTTTGAGTAGTTCCTGTTTCTAAGCAAGACGCAAGCATGATCGGAGAACATTTTCAGGACAAAAGTCTGGACAAAATTGAGCAATCCGTTTACGGCATAGTACTATTTACACGAGAGGAGCGCGTGTGTTGCCTTTGCCACAACGAACGCGTCCAAAGCGGCAAGAGGACTCGTTCACCAAGATCACGCTCTCTAAGGCCACATGACGTCGACTGCGATCCTGGACACGGCGAGGTCCTCGAACGACTCCTCCTTcctctgcttctcctcctcccgcgccctctctgccccggcggccggccgttCGCTCTGCTTGGCCGCCGACGCCTCCGTCACGGCGGGGCGGAACTCCCGGCCCAGGCTGAGCCGGCCGCCCATGATGTAGCGGTCGGCCGCCAGCACGCTGGCGCTCTCCCCGCCCAGCAGCTCCGACAGCAGCAGCACGATGGACGCCATGGGACGAGACGAGCAGCgcctcgatcgatcgatcgcacCGGTGGGATACCGACAGTGGGAGCGGTGGTGCGCTTTTGCTTATGTGCAGATCTGGTGTTGGAAACtagtagtggtggtggtggcagcagctTGGAACTGAATGGCGCTAGGAACGGCGATGgctggagagggaggggaggctgAGCCGGGAGATTTTTATGCGCGCGTGGTGCGCCCTGCCGCTGCGGAAGGACGGTGGGCGGTGCGTGGTTTTCGACGGGGCGGCGCGCCATGAATGGCGACCGGGCGGGGCCTGCCTGTTGGATGGGCATGCCGCCTGCTGCGACTGCAAGGATGCGGCTTCGCGGCCGCTGGGTTTAGGGAAAACAGCATGCCGGGCACCCGGGATTGAGGGCGGGAGCGGGGCCACGGTCAAGCCCGCTCGCTTCGTCAACTTGATGACAACTTGGCTCGCGCGGTGCCGTGCAGGTGCAGCTGGGTGTGCGTGCGCCTGCACGGCACGGCTCGTCAATGCGAGCGTGACGATGTTTTGTGTTTGTTCCCCAAGTCAAACCCTACTTCTTGTGTCAAACATTTGGTCAGGGTACTGACCGGCGCCGTTTGGAACAGTGATTAAagtttaggggtgtttgatacgagatgctaaactttaggagggtcaaatcgaatgttcggatgctaattaggaggactaaacatgagctaattataaaactaatcgcagaacccctatactaattcgcgagacgaatctattaagcctaattaatccatcattactgtagcaccacattgtcaaatcatggactaattaggtttaatagattcatctcgtgaattagactccatctgtgcaattagttttataattagactatatttaatactcctaattagtatccaaacatccgatgtgacaggtactaaagtttaggagggtgtatccaaacacccccttaatcttgtcacgtcgaatgtttaggtactaatGAGAAGTattaaggcctggtttggttccactgacttatttttagcacccatcacatcgaatgtttagatactaattaggagtattaaacgtagactatttacaaaaaccattacataagtggaggctaaacggcgagacgaatctattaagcctaattagtccatgatttgacaatgtgttactacagtaaacatttgctaatgatggattaattaggcttaatagattcgtctcgccgtttagcctccacttatataataggttttgtaaatagtctacgtttaatactcctaattagtatctaaacattcgatgtgacatgtgctaaaaataagtaaagggaaccaaacgcctcctaaatataggttaattataaaaccaattgcagaaataaaggctaattcgcgacacgaatctattaagcctaattagtccatgatttgatcatacggtgctacagtaaatatgtgctaatcatggattaattaggcttaatagattcatctcacgaattagccacgacttatgcaattatttttataattagtttacgtttggtccttctaattggtacaaacatccgatgtgacccgaactGAAAATTagtccaggatccaaacacccccgagaGTGACCGGTGAGCCAACAGCAAACGCTGCAAGTCAATTGGCATGGGCGCGTGGCCCACGAGTATGATCATGAGATTGCCGAACGACAGCTAGTATTGCGTGCGGGCTTGAAACCAACATGTGGAttttagagcaacttcaaaagaaTCTGTATCCTACCCTAATACcttgggagaaaaaaaaagaaaa encodes the following:
- the LOC117858215 gene encoding uncharacterized protein, with product MASIVLLLSELLGGESASVLAADRYIMGGRLSLGREFRPAVTEASAAKQSERPAAGAERAREEEKQRKEESFEDLAVSRIAVDVMWP